Genomic window (Bacillus vallismortis):
ATAATGCTGACGAGCGGGGTCATTGCGCTTCACCGCTGATTTTGTCACGCAGCCCTTTAAAATACACGTCTCTCGGAAAGCCGGAACGGATTGTTTCTTTTGTTAACAGCTCTTTTACTGCGACTGTCACGCGCTCCGGGTCCGGATGTTCAATCAGCTTCATGTATGGGATGTCTTTGAGCCATTGATAGCCTTCCATCACCTTATGGTCAAAGGAGCGGATGACGACACACGGCGTTCCTGTCAGCGCGCAAAAAATCATGCCATGAAGCCTGTCAGTGACAACAGCTTCTGCACTTTGCAGCTTAGACCACAGCGCTTCAAGCTCCCGCTCCCGGGAATCGCGGCTGACCCGGCGCCCGACCGTTGTCGTAAAGGCTTTAATGTCGCCGAATTCTTCAAATAGCGCAGCCTTCACATTGTTTCTCTCATCTTCTTGAAGCACGCTTTCCTGATCCTCGCGCAAACACATATAAACCCCTTCGCGCTCTGCGGGGGTCTTGCTTCTGTCTAAGTACAGCACCATGTCCGGCTGCTTCAAAATCATTTTTTCTTGAAAATGCTGTTTCATAAATTGATACGTTGTTTCATCCCTGGCCATCAGCAATAGGCCGGGGTGCGCGTTATAAATTTTTTGCGCCCGTTTCAGCTCTTTGCGTC
Coding sequences:
- a CDS encoding polysaccharide pyruvyl transferase family protein; this encodes MSLQSLKINLAEWLLLKVKYPSQYWLGAADQPVKAAAHQKKIILTLLPSHDNLGDHAIAYASKAFLEQEYPDFNIVEVDMKDIYKSAKALLRSRHPADMVFIIGGGNMGDLYRYEEWTRRFIIKTFHDYPVVQLPATAHFSDTKKGRKELKRAQKIYNAHPGLLLMARDETTYQFMKQHFQEKMILKQPDMVLYLDRSKTPAEREGVYMCLREDQESVLQEDERNNVKAALFEEFGDIKAFTTTVGRRVSRDSRERELEALWSKLQSAEAVVTDRLHGMIFCALTGTPCVVIRSFDHKVMEGYQWLKDIPYMKLIEHPDPERVTVAVKELLTKETIRSGFPRDVYFKGLRDKISGEAQ